In a single window of the Terriglobus roseus genome:
- a CDS encoding cupin domain-containing protein: MNSNTVPDAKRNAIAQNDPGPENEVLLIENPDSNTPPATDHGNPGPLWYSFDLAPKRVQPGGWTHQVTQRELPSSTDIAGVNMRLTDGSFRELHWHHANEWALMLTGKARVTVFQPNGKMFIDDLAAGDLWYFPAGMPHSIQGLGGEGCEFLLVFDQGDFSEDDTFLLSEFLAHTSPELVQKNTGWTEEQWKQLPDKQLYIFPAALPDSLESDKEFLGDRLETVNRYTFKKSEMEPAQLTSTGSVYIIDSKNFPVSTTISAAIVIIKPGAMREMHWHPNTGEWQYWLQGKGRMTVVTTGGTARTMDFNANDVGFVPSMAGHCIENTGTEDIVFLEAFKSHTYADISLNQWIASMPDKMAQAHLKLDVSTIRSAPQDREATIAK; encoded by the coding sequence ATGAATTCCAACACTGTCCCCGATGCGAAGCGAAACGCCATCGCACAGAACGATCCCGGCCCTGAGAACGAAGTGCTTCTTATCGAAAACCCGGACTCCAACACGCCTCCCGCAACGGACCATGGCAATCCGGGCCCCTTATGGTATTCCTTTGACCTCGCCCCGAAGCGAGTGCAGCCTGGCGGCTGGACGCACCAGGTCACGCAAAGAGAACTGCCTTCCTCCACGGACATCGCCGGCGTAAACATGCGGCTGACGGATGGTTCATTTCGTGAACTGCATTGGCACCACGCGAATGAGTGGGCACTGATGCTTACCGGGAAGGCACGCGTTACCGTCTTCCAGCCAAACGGCAAAATGTTCATCGATGATCTTGCGGCGGGTGATCTCTGGTATTTCCCTGCGGGCATGCCCCATTCGATCCAGGGCCTGGGCGGTGAGGGTTGCGAGTTCCTGCTCGTCTTCGATCAGGGAGACTTCTCGGAGGACGACACGTTTCTGCTGTCGGAGTTTCTTGCGCATACATCGCCGGAACTCGTCCAGAAGAATACCGGATGGACAGAAGAGCAGTGGAAGCAGCTTCCTGATAAGCAGCTCTACATCTTCCCGGCCGCGCTTCCAGATTCCCTTGAGTCCGATAAGGAATTTCTTGGAGATCGACTGGAGACCGTGAATCGGTACACGTTCAAGAAGTCTGAGATGGAACCGGCACAGCTTACGTCCACGGGCAGTGTCTACATCATCGACTCGAAGAATTTCCCGGTGTCAACGACGATCTCCGCGGCTATCGTAATCATCAAGCCCGGAGCCATGCGTGAAATGCACTGGCACCCGAACACAGGGGAGTGGCAGTACTGGTTGCAGGGCAAGGGCCGCATGACCGTCGTGACGACCGGTGGTACCGCTCGCACCATGGACTTCAATGCGAATGATGTGGGCTTCGTCCCCAGCATGGCAGGTCACTGCATTGAGAACACCGGCACGGAAGACATCGTCTTTCTCGAGGCGTTCAAGAGCCACACCTATGCGGACATCTCGCTCAACCAGTGGATCGCAAGCATGCCGGACAAGATGGCGCAGGCGCACCTGAAGCTCGATGTGTCCACGATTCGCTCCGCACCGCAGGATCGCGAGGCAACCATTGCAAAGTGA
- a CDS encoding DUF1275 family protein, with product MVSTFCYSFAGGYADATGFMVAGSFTGHITGNLVLLITSAASGHTLAMLKPLVALAAFLLATVIGIIAQKSRVRLVHWIVLLFQCLLLCTIVLDGVRLSHWFTWALLVVLALCLGVQNGYTGVADGVVVHVSYMTGTVTRLTKAVITLTRGRRGTDQAGAGIAAIISCSVLVGFVTGALSAVAAQRASTTYAPLFLCLPLILATLASHPANIARISNLPVTQAQTARQEK from the coding sequence ATGGTTTCGACCTTCTGCTACAGCTTCGCTGGAGGCTATGCGGACGCAACAGGCTTCATGGTCGCGGGCAGCTTCACGGGACACATTACGGGCAATCTGGTCCTGCTCATCACCTCCGCTGCTTCGGGACATACGCTCGCGATGCTCAAGCCGCTTGTCGCCCTTGCAGCGTTCCTGTTGGCCACTGTAATTGGCATCATCGCGCAGAAGAGCCGTGTGCGACTGGTCCACTGGATCGTGCTTCTATTCCAATGCCTGCTTCTCTGCACGATAGTGCTTGACGGGGTCCGCCTTTCGCATTGGTTTACATGGGCGCTCTTGGTCGTGCTCGCCCTCTGCCTCGGAGTACAGAACGGCTACACAGGCGTCGCCGACGGTGTTGTTGTGCATGTCAGTTATATGACCGGCACCGTGACAAGACTCACGAAGGCGGTCATCACCCTGACCCGTGGTCGCAGGGGGACTGACCAAGCAGGGGCCGGGATCGCAGCCATCATCTCCTGCTCTGTCCTCGTGGGCTTCGTCACAGGAGCACTCTCTGCGGTTGCAGCCCAACGCGCGTCGACAACATACGCGCCACTGTTTCTTTGCCTCCCCTTGATCCTGGCAACGCTTGCCAGTCATCCGGCCAACATCGCACGCATCTCCAACCTGCCCGTTACTCAAGCACAAACTGCTCGACAGGAGAAATGA
- a CDS encoding sensor histidine kinase: protein MKLHQQRACYRLLIAVQWLGMLFLLATPELAVTQGTAPRLTQYAHEAWRVRDGLLADAPIALAQTTDGYLWIGTSAGLVRFDGVHFVPWKTTDAKDDKSVGVLSLQAARDGSLWFGTGTSLAQLKNGQVRVLPGLKARVNDLSEDAEGNLWLSLTRMRRPLDGPLCRTNGKDLKCFGSHDGLPCTFGNVLAHGSNGAVWMGSYPGACSWSKGTGTAYLPKGMKQGDVTTAVNGILDQGKEGVLLGFEAAGGGLGLQRVVDGRWRSFDLPGVTGSQLKVTALFSSKNGDIWVGTEDDGVYHIANGRADHFGLADGLTDNEVRRFYQDHEDNIWIGTAGGLDKFHPLPVTTMSVREGLNSNNVQTALALPRNTMAFSTRAGLSLLHDGSFTSFAPQTNAAGISGASTFVDHAGTLWVGMGTRLTIFVNGSFRRIDLPDGSAPGQVTGICEDSLHTIWIVTSAKTHRVFRVVDGVRLKEIDIGQPSPGAGIVADPVHGVWIDYSRSGLLHMDAGGQLEDIKSSDATTIERFAFDPDGSIWAWSLSGLFHLKDHRWTKLDATKGLPCSQVMSMLKDGRGSTWVYLSCGLVVLSDAELQRWSRQPASSVSLTHVFDGTDGAHMTHSPFSPHAAVGSDGRLWFAGDGLLQTVDATQLALNTVAPPVHIETVIADRVTYAATDVIHLPKLTHDLAIDYSALSLVTPQKVRFRYRLSGVDKDWQDVAQRRQAFYMNLRPGRYVFQVIACNNDGLWNMTGAHLVLVIPPAFYQTFWFYALVALVVICLLSLTLRIRIHSATRHAEARQYERLAERDRIARELHDTLIQGLQGIILNVHGVILEVTGNERPKEKMEKVLDQAERLLVEGRNRVRDLRSQTVGGVDLAEPLKQVIEDLRPVSGPEITLEVVGDTRPVQVLVRDEIVAFAREALLNAVRHSRGVSIDCVLVYERSLLSFQCSDDGIGFDEDLLASRRSEGHAGLTGMQERAAQIGATMSLSNEGKGVSVRLSVPGRVAFSQWRNASRSAGRIRRTWKRAVDLAGL, encoded by the coding sequence TTGAAGCTGCATCAGCAACGCGCATGCTATCGCTTACTTATCGCCGTCCAGTGGCTGGGCATGCTCTTCCTTCTTGCAACGCCAGAGTTGGCCGTGACGCAAGGGACTGCTCCACGCTTGACGCAATATGCGCACGAGGCGTGGAGGGTCCGTGATGGCCTGCTGGCGGACGCACCAATTGCTTTGGCGCAAACGACGGATGGTTATCTTTGGATCGGCACAAGTGCCGGTCTGGTTCGTTTCGACGGCGTGCACTTTGTGCCATGGAAGACGACGGACGCGAAGGACGACAAGTCCGTCGGTGTGCTCTCGCTGCAAGCGGCGAGGGATGGCAGTTTATGGTTTGGAACAGGAACTTCTCTTGCGCAACTGAAGAACGGCCAAGTGAGAGTTCTGCCCGGACTCAAGGCGCGCGTCAACGATCTGTCAGAAGATGCAGAGGGGAATCTCTGGCTCTCGCTTACCCGCATGCGCCGTCCACTGGACGGTCCCTTGTGCAGGACCAATGGGAAAGACCTGAAGTGCTTCGGATCACACGATGGACTCCCCTGCACTTTTGGCAATGTCTTAGCGCACGGTAGCAATGGAGCAGTGTGGATGGGCTCGTATCCGGGCGCATGCTCATGGTCAAAGGGCACAGGCACTGCATACCTACCAAAGGGAATGAAGCAGGGCGACGTCACGACTGCCGTGAACGGCATCCTTGATCAGGGTAAAGAAGGCGTCCTCCTGGGGTTCGAAGCTGCTGGAGGTGGCCTTGGTCTGCAGCGCGTTGTCGATGGGCGCTGGCGTTCGTTCGACCTGCCCGGGGTGACCGGTTCGCAACTCAAAGTCACAGCGCTCTTCTCCAGTAAGAATGGGGATATATGGGTCGGTACCGAAGACGATGGGGTCTACCACATCGCCAATGGAAGGGCCGATCACTTTGGCCTGGCCGATGGGCTTACGGATAATGAGGTGCGGCGCTTCTACCAGGACCACGAAGACAACATCTGGATTGGGACGGCGGGCGGACTGGACAAATTTCATCCGCTGCCAGTTACGACCATGTCTGTTCGTGAAGGCCTTAACTCGAATAACGTGCAGACAGCTTTGGCCTTGCCACGCAACACCATGGCCTTCAGCACACGCGCCGGGCTCAGCCTTTTGCACGATGGGAGCTTCACTTCCTTCGCGCCACAAACCAATGCAGCCGGCATCTCCGGGGCTTCTACCTTTGTAGATCACGCGGGCACACTCTGGGTCGGCATGGGAACCCGGTTGACCATCTTCGTCAACGGAAGTTTCCGAAGGATCGACCTGCCCGATGGTTCTGCGCCCGGCCAGGTCACGGGGATCTGTGAGGATTCACTCCATACGATATGGATCGTTACATCGGCGAAAACCCACAGGGTCTTCCGCGTTGTCGACGGAGTTCGTTTGAAAGAGATAGATATAGGTCAACCCTCCCCCGGTGCAGGCATCGTGGCTGATCCCGTGCATGGGGTGTGGATTGACTACTCGAGGAGCGGACTCCTCCACATGGACGCCGGCGGCCAGCTCGAAGACATCAAAAGCAGCGACGCTACTACCATTGAGCGCTTCGCATTCGACCCCGACGGCTCGATCTGGGCGTGGAGTTTGAGCGGCTTATTCCACTTGAAGGACCACCGATGGACAAAGCTTGATGCGACCAAGGGACTTCCCTGCAGCCAGGTGATGTCTATGCTGAAGGATGGGCGCGGATCGACCTGGGTCTACCTGTCGTGCGGGCTGGTTGTACTCAGTGATGCGGAGTTGCAACGATGGTCGCGCCAACCCGCATCGAGCGTTTCGCTGACTCATGTCTTCGATGGCACAGACGGCGCGCACATGACGCACTCGCCCTTTTCGCCACATGCCGCCGTCGGCTCCGATGGACGCCTTTGGTTTGCAGGTGACGGCCTGCTGCAGACTGTCGACGCTACGCAACTGGCACTGAACACTGTCGCTCCACCCGTTCATATCGAAACCGTGATCGCAGATCGAGTGACCTATGCGGCGACTGATGTAATTCACCTACCCAAACTGACTCACGATCTCGCCATCGACTATTCGGCACTCAGTCTTGTGACACCGCAGAAGGTACGCTTCCGATATCGACTCTCCGGCGTCGACAAGGATTGGCAGGATGTCGCGCAGAGACGACAGGCCTTTTACATGAACCTGCGGCCGGGCCGCTATGTCTTCCAGGTTATCGCCTGCAACAACGACGGTCTTTGGAACATGACAGGAGCGCACCTGGTCCTGGTGATCCCTCCCGCTTTCTACCAGACTTTCTGGTTCTATGCCCTAGTTGCTCTCGTCGTGATATGTCTGCTCTCGCTTACCCTTCGCATTCGCATCCACTCAGCGACACGCCATGCAGAGGCGCGACAGTACGAACGACTTGCGGAGCGGGACCGCATTGCGCGCGAACTCCACGACACGCTTATCCAGGGTTTGCAAGGCATTATCCTCAATGTTCATGGGGTGATTCTTGAAGTTACTGGTAACGAACGACCCAAAGAAAAGATGGAGAAGGTGCTCGATCAAGCGGAACGCCTCCTGGTGGAGGGACGCAACCGCGTGCGTGATTTGAGGTCGCAGACAGTGGGCGGCGTCGATCTTGCCGAACCGTTGAAACAGGTGATCGAAGATTTACGACCAGTGAGTGGACCTGAGATCACACTCGAAGTGGTGGGAGATACCCGTCCCGTTCAAGTCCTGGTTCGAGATGAGATCGTGGCGTTTGCCAGAGAAGCACTTCTGAATGCAGTGAGGCACTCCCGTGGCGTAAGTATCGATTGTGTCCTCGTCTATGAACGATCTCTTCTGTCATTCCAGTGCAGTGATGACGGCATTGGTTTCGATGAAGATCTGCTTGCGTCGAGGCGAAGCGAGGGGCACGCCGGGCTTACCGGCATGCAGGAAAGGGCAGCTCAGATCGGTGCCACCATGAGCCTTTCAAATGAAGGCAAAGGTGTCTCTGTGAGACTGAGCGTGCCGGGTCGTGTTGCGTTCTCGCAGTGGCGAAACGCGTCACGCAGTGCGGGCAGAATTCGACGCACATGGAAACGTGCCGTCGACTTAGCAGGATTGTGA
- the alsS gene encoding acetolactate synthase AlsS, with the protein MCPRFAPHRRIARQPLQSESEGNTGKTSAWTRRSAHLLVQGLTEQRVSHIFGIPGGKIMPVFDAMLDIPDVPKLIVCRHEQNAGFMSAAVGRLTGRPGVCLVTSGPGTSNLVTAAATATSEGDPMVAIGGVVPLTDTLKQVHQTMDSVTIMKPVTKYSAAIPTPEAAGEVVANAFAAAVSPRAGAAFLAFPQDVQSVATDIPAMPWSEAPRLGAAPSECIHDAALTLRKAKLPVLLLGMGASEPAAVSAIRAFLTSYPMATVGTYQGAGTVSRDLTANFHGRIGLFRNQPGDKVLALSDVVLTIGYDPVEYGPDAWNAAGRATILHLDDTAAVIDNHYQPQVQLIGDVSATMAALAEELGTRTGVSTPELQAIQQELRLLQTPPARETGPLVHPLHFVLTLRELVDDSTVIASDMGSHHIWMARHFFEYEPRRLLFSNGQQTLGVGIPWAMAASFLYPGRKAVATVGDGGFLYSSMELETAVRHKLNLTVFVFRDGGYNMVAFQQQLRFGRTSGVQFGNPDLVRYAESMGAIGMRVETPSSLRTVIEKALNTPGVVVVDMPVDYSHNLEIGQHVLPNAWD; encoded by the coding sequence ATGTGTCCACGATTCGCTCCGCACCGCAGGATCGCGAGGCAACCATTGCAAAGTGAATCGGAGGGCAACACGGGGAAGACGTCGGCATGGACCAGGAGATCGGCACACCTTCTTGTCCAAGGCCTGACCGAGCAGCGTGTCTCGCACATCTTCGGGATCCCCGGCGGGAAGATCATGCCTGTCTTCGACGCGATGTTGGATATTCCAGATGTGCCGAAGCTTATTGTCTGCCGACATGAACAGAACGCAGGATTCATGTCGGCGGCGGTCGGTCGTCTTACTGGCCGGCCCGGTGTATGTCTTGTCACATCGGGCCCCGGCACGTCCAACCTCGTGACGGCTGCCGCGACGGCTACGTCCGAGGGCGATCCCATGGTCGCCATCGGGGGTGTCGTGCCGCTCACGGACACTCTTAAGCAAGTCCATCAAACCATGGACTCCGTCACCATCATGAAGCCGGTGACGAAGTACAGCGCCGCCATCCCAACGCCGGAAGCAGCGGGCGAGGTCGTTGCCAATGCCTTCGCCGCAGCCGTATCCCCACGGGCCGGTGCTGCATTCCTCGCTTTCCCGCAGGATGTGCAGTCCGTTGCAACCGATATTCCTGCAATGCCTTGGAGTGAGGCACCACGTCTCGGTGCAGCGCCGTCCGAGTGTATCCACGATGCAGCGTTGACGCTGCGCAAGGCAAAGCTGCCGGTGCTTCTCTTAGGCATGGGGGCAAGTGAACCTGCGGCAGTGAGTGCCATCCGCGCCTTTCTGACTTCGTACCCCATGGCCACTGTCGGCACCTACCAGGGAGCGGGCACTGTTTCGCGGGATCTCACGGCCAACTTCCATGGACGCATTGGTCTCTTTCGCAACCAACCAGGCGATAAGGTCCTTGCACTCTCTGACGTCGTGCTCACCATCGGCTACGACCCCGTCGAGTATGGTCCGGATGCGTGGAACGCTGCGGGACGCGCGACCATCCTTCATCTGGACGACACTGCAGCAGTGATCGATAACCACTATCAGCCTCAAGTGCAACTGATCGGCGATGTCTCCGCCACCATGGCCGCACTTGCGGAGGAGCTTGGGACGCGCACGGGTGTTTCTACGCCGGAATTGCAGGCCATTCAGCAGGAGTTACGCTTGCTGCAGACCCCGCCGGCCAGGGAGACTGGCCCGCTTGTGCATCCTTTGCACTTTGTGCTCACTTTGCGCGAACTCGTGGACGATAGTACGGTGATTGCGAGTGACATGGGATCCCATCACATCTGGATGGCCCGTCACTTTTTCGAGTACGAGCCTCGCCGGTTGCTCTTCAGCAATGGTCAGCAGACCCTGGGGGTAGGCATTCCGTGGGCCATGGCGGCAAGCTTCCTCTATCCCGGCAGGAAGGCTGTCGCGACGGTCGGCGATGGAGGCTTCCTCTACTCCTCCATGGAACTGGAGACAGCGGTCCGGCACAAGCTCAATCTCACAGTGTTCGTCTTTCGCGATGGAGGCTACAACATGGTGGCCTTCCAGCAGCAGCTTCGCTTTGGCCGCACCTCTGGCGTACAGTTTGGCAATCCTGATCTTGTCCGCTACGCGGAGAGTATGGGAGCGATCGGCATGCGGGTCGAAACACCTTCCAGTCTGCGTACGGTCATTGAGAAGGCGTTGAACACTCCCGGCGTCGTCGTTGTGGATATGCCCGTTGACTACAGCCACAATCTCGAGATCGGACAACACGTGCTGCCCAACGCGTGGGACTAA